In Streptomyces sp. NBC_00483, a single window of DNA contains:
- a CDS encoding polyprenol monophosphomannose synthase, protein MSDGGGRKFGPLGTTLVIIPTYNEAENIKPVVGRVRESVPAAHVLIADDNSPDGTGKLADELAANDEQVHVLHRTGKEGLGAAYLAGFAWGMEHGYGVLVEMDADGSHQPEELPRLLTALKGADLVLGSRWVPGGRIVNWPKSRQFISRGGSTYSRLLLDVPIRDVTGGYRAFRRETLEGLGLDEVASQGYCFQVDLARRAVREGYHVVEVPITFVERERGDSKMSKDIVVEALWRVTTWGVGARVDKVLGRKPDVR, encoded by the coding sequence GTGAGCGACGGCGGCGGGCGGAAATTCGGCCCTCTGGGCACGACCTTGGTGATCATCCCGACCTACAACGAGGCGGAGAACATCAAGCCCGTCGTGGGCCGCGTCCGGGAGTCCGTGCCCGCGGCGCACGTCCTGATCGCCGACGACAACAGCCCGGACGGCACGGGCAAGCTCGCCGACGAGCTGGCCGCGAATGACGAGCAGGTGCACGTCCTGCACCGCACCGGCAAGGAGGGCCTGGGCGCCGCCTACCTCGCGGGCTTCGCCTGGGGCATGGAGCACGGCTACGGCGTCCTCGTCGAGATGGACGCCGACGGCTCCCACCAGCCGGAGGAGCTGCCCCGGCTGCTGACCGCACTGAAGGGCGCCGATCTGGTCCTGGGCTCGCGCTGGGTGCCCGGCGGACGGATCGTCAACTGGCCCAAGTCCCGCCAGTTCATCTCCCGCGGCGGCTCCACGTACTCGCGCCTCCTCCTGGACGTCCCGATCCGCGACGTCACCGGCGGCTACCGCGCCTTCCGCCGCGAGACCCTGGAGGGCCTCGGGCTCGACGAGGTCGCCTCGCAGGGCTACTGCTTCCAGGTCGACCTGGCCCGGCGCGCGGTGCGGGAGGGCTATCACGTGGTCGAGGTCCCCATCACCTTCGTGGAGCGCGAGCGCGGCGACTCCAAGATGAGCAAGGACATCGTCGTGGAGGCCCTGTGGCGGGTCACCACGTGGGGAGTGGGAGCGCGGGTGGACAAGGTCCTGGGCCGCAAGCCGGACGTCCGCTGA
- a CDS encoding amidohydrolase encodes MSTPPTPRTVLLRRGEIHSPADPFATAMVVEAGHIAWVGSEGAADAFTDGVDEVIDLDGALVTPAFTDAHVHTTSTGLALTGLDLTAARTRTEALTLVREHAAANPTDRVLLGHGWDAARWPDRTPLTRAELDEATAGRPLYLSRIDVHSAAVSTALLGLVPGIADRPGFAPEGPLTRDAHHAVRAAAFAAVGPQQRTEAQRAALKHAASLGIGSVHECAGPDISSEDDFTGLLDLARSEPGPRVAGYWADRDIQRARALGALGAAGDLFVDGALGSHTACLHEPYVDASHNGTAYMSAEEIAAHVVACTESGLQAGFHAIGDAAVTAVVDGMRAAAEKVGLARVRAARHRVEHAEMLTPETVAAFAEFGLTASVQPAFDALWGGEDGMYADRLGVERARTLNPYSALLKAGVPLAFGSDSPVTPLDPWGTIRAAAFHRTPEHRVSVRAAFTAHTRGGWRAVGRDDAGILVPGAPADYAVWRTDELVVQAPDDRVARWSTDPRSGTPGLPDLSPGVQLPVCLRTVVFGQTVFVGPDE; translated from the coding sequence ATGAGCACGCCCCCCACCCCCCGCACCGTTCTCCTGCGTCGAGGCGAGATCCACAGCCCGGCCGACCCCTTCGCCACCGCCATGGTCGTGGAGGCCGGCCACATCGCCTGGGTCGGCTCGGAGGGCGCGGCGGACGCGTTCACGGACGGCGTGGACGAGGTGATCGACCTCGACGGCGCCCTGGTGACCCCCGCGTTCACCGACGCCCACGTCCACACCACGTCGACCGGCCTCGCCCTGACCGGCCTCGACCTCACGGCCGCCCGCACCCGCACCGAAGCCCTGACCCTCGTACGGGAACACGCCGCGGCCAACCCCACCGACCGCGTCCTCCTCGGTCACGGCTGGGACGCCGCCCGCTGGCCCGACCGCACCCCCCTCACCCGCGCCGAACTCGACGAGGCCACGGCCGGCCGGCCGCTCTACCTCTCCCGTATCGACGTGCACTCGGCCGCCGTCAGCACCGCCCTCCTCGGCCTCGTCCCCGGCATCGCGGACCGCCCCGGATTCGCCCCCGAGGGCCCCCTGACCCGCGACGCCCACCACGCCGTGCGCGCCGCCGCGTTCGCCGCCGTGGGCCCCCAGCAACGTACGGAAGCCCAGCGCGCCGCGCTGAAGCACGCCGCGTCGCTCGGCATCGGTTCGGTCCACGAGTGCGCGGGCCCCGACATCTCCTCCGAGGACGACTTCACCGGTCTGCTCGACCTCGCCCGCTCCGAGCCGGGCCCGCGCGTCGCCGGCTACTGGGCGGACCGCGACATCCAGCGCGCCCGCGCACTCGGCGCGCTGGGCGCCGCGGGCGACCTGTTCGTCGACGGCGCACTGGGCTCCCACACGGCGTGCCTGCACGAGCCCTACGTAGACGCGTCGCACAACGGCACCGCCTACATGTCGGCCGAAGAGATCGCCGCCCATGTAGTCGCCTGTACGGAGTCCGGCCTCCAGGCCGGTTTCCACGCCATCGGGGACGCCGCCGTCACCGCCGTGGTCGACGGCATGCGCGCCGCCGCCGAAAAGGTCGGCCTCGCGCGCGTGCGCGCGGCCAGGCACCGTGTCGAGCACGCCGAGATGCTCACCCCTGAAACTGTCGCCGCCTTCGCGGAGTTCGGCCTCACCGCCTCCGTACAGCCCGCCTTCGACGCCCTGTGGGGCGGTGAGGACGGCATGTACGCCGACCGGCTCGGTGTCGAGCGGGCGCGCACCCTCAACCCGTACTCGGCCCTCCTGAAGGCCGGCGTCCCGCTCGCCTTCGGCTCCGACAGCCCGGTCACCCCGCTCGACCCGTGGGGCACGATCCGCGCCGCCGCCTTCCACAGGACGCCCGAACACCGCGTCTCCGTACGCGCCGCGTTCACCGCCCACACGCGCGGGGGCTGGCGCGCCGTCGGCCGCGACGACGCGGGCATCCTCGTCCCGGGTGCCCCCGCCGACTACGCCGTCTGGCGCACGGACGAACTCGTCGTGCAGGCACCGGACGACCGGGTGGCCCGCTGGTCGACCGATCCGCGCTCCGGAACGCCCGGCCTGCCGGACCTCTCCCCGGGAGTCCAACTCCCGGTCTGCCTGCGGACGGTGGTCTTCGGTCAGACGGTCTTCGTAGGGCCGGACGAGTGA
- a CDS encoding Lrp/AsnC family transcriptional regulator gives MEELDRQIVQLLVTDGRMSYTDLGKATGLSTSAVHQRVRRLEQRGVIRGYAAVVDPESVGLPLTAFISVKPFDPSAPDDIAERLAGVPEIEACHSVAGDENYILKVRVETPHELENLLARVRSLAGVSTRTTVVLSTPYEARPPRV, from the coding sequence ATGGAGGAGCTCGACCGACAGATTGTGCAGCTGCTCGTCACGGACGGGCGGATGAGCTACACCGACCTGGGCAAGGCCACGGGCCTGTCCACGTCCGCGGTGCACCAGCGGGTGCGCCGCCTCGAACAGCGTGGCGTGATCCGGGGCTACGCCGCGGTCGTCGACCCGGAGTCGGTCGGCCTGCCGCTCACCGCGTTCATCTCGGTGAAGCCGTTCGACCCGAGCGCCCCCGACGACATCGCGGAGCGCCTCGCGGGTGTCCCCGAGATCGAGGCGTGCCACAGCGTGGCCGGCGACGAGAACTACATCCTCAAGGTCCGGGTCGAGACCCCCCACGAGCTGGAAAACCTCCTGGCCCGAGTCCGCTCCCTGGCCGGCGTCTCCACCCGCACGACGGTGGTCCTCTCCACACCGTACGAGGCGAGGCCTCCGCGGGTTTAG
- a CDS encoding phosphotransferase family protein, with amino-acid sequence MATTPRQPRPRTSTREPEEVSRRLTAWLGRRLPGAKAVNVTVPESNGMSSETLLFDIEHPEPPIRACALRLAADPSAYTIFPVYDMPRQYRTMRLAAERTGLPVPRVLWLEEDAGPLGAPFFVMERVAGRVPPDVMPYTYEGNWLHEATGDERERLEDASVHVLARLHDGVPAAEASFLELPGEGSPLRRHVDAQRAYYAWVVDGRSPSPLIESAFARLEEMWPREPGPAVLNWGDARIGNIIYEQDGFAPAAVLDWEMASLAPREVDLGWTVYLHRFFQDLTEAFGQRGLPDFLRRDRVEARYARLTGHTPRDMEFYTLYAALRHATVMLRVAYRQIHFGEATEPADPDTLILHHDSLRAMVRGSYWADRS; translated from the coding sequence ATGGCGACAACACCCCGACAGCCCAGGCCCCGCACATCCACCCGTGAACCCGAGGAGGTGTCCCGGCGCCTCACCGCCTGGCTGGGGCGCCGGCTGCCGGGAGCGAAGGCGGTGAACGTCACCGTCCCCGAGTCCAACGGCATGTCGAGCGAGACCCTGCTCTTCGACATCGAGCACCCCGAACCACCCATACGTGCCTGTGCATTGCGGCTGGCCGCGGACCCGTCCGCGTACACGATCTTCCCGGTGTACGACATGCCGCGCCAGTACCGGACGATGCGGCTCGCGGCCGAGCGCACCGGGCTTCCGGTGCCGCGCGTGCTGTGGCTGGAGGAGGACGCGGGACCGCTCGGCGCCCCGTTCTTCGTCATGGAACGGGTGGCGGGCCGCGTGCCGCCCGACGTCATGCCCTATACGTACGAGGGGAATTGGCTGCACGAGGCGACCGGCGACGAGCGGGAACGCCTGGAGGACGCGAGCGTCCACGTGCTGGCACGGTTGCACGACGGCGTGCCGGCGGCCGAGGCGTCCTTCCTGGAACTGCCCGGCGAGGGAAGCCCGCTGCGCCGACACGTGGATGCCCAACGCGCCTACTACGCCTGGGTGGTGGACGGCCGCAGCCCTTCGCCCCTCATAGAGAGCGCCTTCGCGCGCCTGGAGGAGATGTGGCCGCGGGAGCCCGGCCCCGCGGTCCTCAACTGGGGCGATGCCCGCATCGGCAACATCATCTACGAGCAGGACGGGTTCGCGCCCGCCGCCGTCCTCGACTGGGAGATGGCCTCGCTCGCTCCGCGCGAGGTCGACCTCGGCTGGACGGTGTATCTGCACCGCTTCTTCCAGGACCTGACCGAGGCCTTCGGGCAGCGCGGCCTGCCGGACTTCCTGCGCCGCGACCGCGTCGAGGCGCGCTACGCCCGGCTCACCGGCCACACCCCGCGCGACATGGAGTTCTACACGCTCTACGCGGCCCTGCGGCACGCGACCGTGATGCTCCGCGTCGCCTACCGGCAGATCCACTTCGGTGAGGCCACCGAGCCCGCGGACCCGGACACACTGATCCTGCACCACGACAGCTTGCGGGCCATGGTGCGGGGCAGTTACTGGGCCGACCGGTCGTAG